The following proteins come from a genomic window of Nicotiana tomentosiformis chromosome 12, ASM39032v3, whole genome shotgun sequence:
- the LOC138902687 gene encoding uncharacterized protein — MDLPSVADDWAVQAFTQGLNVRSSMASQQLKQNLIEYPVVTWADVHNRYQLKIRVEEDQLGAPSGSFYPIRPIDRIKRNIDREPRLNRDRYQPYNGDRRNNGSGQNPVRSEKRNDRAAIVSAIGRIKDTKWPRPLQTDPAQRNPNQMYKYHGTHGHKMEDCRQLREEVARLFNDGHLREFLSDRAKNHFRDRDSNKQNEQEEPKHVIHIIVGGVDIPQGPVLKRTKVSIIREKRTQDYVPEGTLSFNGKDTKGIMQPHNDALVISVLMNKTRVKRMLIDLGSSANIV, encoded by the exons atggatctaccatcGGTTgccgatgattgggccgttcaagctttcactcaaggactcaatgtacgaagctcaatggcttcacagcagctgaagcagaacttgattgaaTACCCGgttgttacctgggccgatgtacataatcggtatcaattaaagattagagtcgaagaagACCAGCTGGGAGCTCCTTCCGGGTCCTTTTATCCTATCAGGCCCATTGACAGAATCAAGAGGAACATTGATCGAGAACCAAGGTTGAACagggatcgataccagccatataatggagatcgtaggAATAACGGATCTGGGCAAAACCCTGTACGAAGTGAAAAGAGAAATGACCGAG CTGCCATCGTATctgctatcggacgcatcaaagatactaaatggcctcgacctttgcagactgatccagcccagagaaatcccaatcaaatgtataaatatcatggcacccatggccacaaaatGGAAGATTGTAgacagttgagagaagaagtagcccggttattcaatgacgggcaccttcgggagtttctgagtgatcgagctaagaatcatttcagagacaGAGATTCtaacaaacaaaacgaacaagaagaacctaaacacgtcattcacataatTGTCGGAGGGGTCGATATTCCTCAAGGGCCAGTGTTAAAACGCACCAAGGTGTCGATCATAAGGGAGAAACGAACTCAGGATTACGTAccagaaggaaccttgtccttcaacggCAAGGACACgaaaggaatcatgcaaccccataacgatgcactggtaatatctgtactcatgaataagactCGAGTTAAACgtatgttaattgatctaggtagttcggccaacatcgtTTGA